The stretch of DNA CGAACCGCTCCCGGTACTGCTGGAACCATTGCGGCCGCTCGGACAGGAAGAAGACGTCGTGCAGGGCGATGGCGCGGATGGCGAACAGGGGCAAGGGTGCCTTGCTCACCGCGAAGCGGGGGTTGCGTGCGGCCGTCACCTCGCAGTTCTCGTGGAACTGGCCGATCATGAGCCCCTGTGCCACGAAGGCGTCCTTCACTCGGGTATGGGCCTGGTCGAGCAGTCCGGTGTCCTCACTGCGCAGGTCGGGAAGTGCGACCACCATGGCCCGTAGCATGGGATTGCGGCCCTGCCAGGACGTCAGTTCGTACTCTCGCAGGCTGCTGCGGGCGATCTCCTCGATCAGCTCCAGGGTCGGCGCGTGGCCGGCCAAACGCAGGCGGATCTCCATCGTCCGGTTCTTGCGCGAGGGGGCCACGAAGGGACAGATGGGCCCCGTGCGGCTGATCTCCGGATGGCTCGCTGAGATGTACTCGGTCAGCCATTCCTCGACCGTCTCCAGCGCGGACGCGAAGTCGACCAGGGATGCCGTGGACGTCATGACGCACCGGTCAGTTCGGCGACGCGGTCGACGGCTATGCGTGCGAGCCGCTGGATCTCCGACTCGTCCGGGACACGGGCGTTGACGAAGGTGAGAATGTCGTCCTTCGCGACGATCACCCAGGCGGTCTCGATGCGGAAGTGGTCGACGGTGGACAGCCACCGCACCACAAAGCCGCCGTCTCCCAGCTCGACAGGCCCCAGATCCACCCTCGAGATGTCGAGCTGCACGCCGTCGTTGAGTTCCATCCGGTACTGCGCGCAGGCGTGCACCGCGTCGAAGAGCTCCTGGTAGATCTGCCGGCAGGTCCGGTGGCCGAACTGGGTGACATGGTGGAACACCACCGATCCCGCGACGTTCGTGAACAGCGCGGAGGCGTGGTGCACCGTCTCGGGATGCGTGCCGTGCGTGAGCATGTTGGTCAGGTCGACGATGGCCCGTCCCGACTCGTCGCCGGAGACGAAGACGGGATCGTAGGCGGCGCTCGGCTCCTCGCCGTAGAACGACTCCTCGAGGTCCTCCTCCCGTAACAGCAGCTGCTGGAATGCGGCGTCGTCCATCGAGGTCTCCTATCGGCGCACGAGGCTCAGCGGGCGCATATCGGTCCAGTGTTTCTCGACGTAGGCGAGGCAGGTCTGGCGGTCGCTCTGGCCGAGCGCGACCGTCCAGCCCGCGGGCACCTCGGCGAACGAGGGCCACAGCGAGTGCTGGCCCTCGTTGTTGACGAGCACCAGGAAGGTGCCGTCGGGGTTCTCGAAGGGGTTGCTCATCATCGCTCCCTGTGCAATGCGGTCGGATGGGGGGCCAGGTGTGACGGTCAGTGCTCCTGCACGACCCTGGTCACATAGGTGTGTATGCCGTCGATCGAGGTGAATTGGGCCATGTCGTCGAACTGCGGCTCGATGACCACGCCGTGCCGCTCCTCCAGCACGTGTTGAAGGACCACCAGGGTGAAGGAGTCGATCACCAGCTCGGCGTCGTCGGTCAGTTCCTCGGGCGGCCCGAGTCCCGCGTTCTCGGTCAATATCGCCCTGAGGTCGTCTTTCGAGATCATTGGTCCCCCTGTGCCCGCGAGGGCGATTCCGACAGGACGCGTCCGTGCATCAGCGCACGGTCGCGGATCAGCTTCCCCATCGAGTTCCGCGGCAGCAGTCGCGTGACGTGGAACCGCTTGGGGACCTTGACGGGGCTCAGACGCTCCCGGCACCAGACCGTCAACTCGTCCGCGTCGACGGCGGGGTCGGCGCCCACGAACGCCTCGATGACCTCTCCGTGCGTCACGACGGCCTCTGTCACCCGGTCGTGGGCCAGGAGGACGTTCTCCACTTCCGTGAGGTCGACCTTCAGTCCGCCGATCACGGTCAGCGAGTCGGCCCGGCCGAGCATGCTGAGCACCCCGGTCGCGGGGTCCTGCCGGACCCGGTCGTAGGTCCGCAGCCAGCCGTCCGTATAGCGGTCCGCGTGCTCGCCGTACAGATACGGCGAGTGGTCGATCCGCACATACAGCTCGTCGTCGACGACCTTGACCTCGGCTCCCGGCACCGGAAGCCCCAGCTGCGGAGGGACGGACGTGCCGGACAGGTCACCCGCGATCAGTCCGATCTCGGTCAGTCCGTAGACCGGGCTGATCGGCAGGCCGAAGCGTGAACGGAAGTTCTCGTACGTCTCCTGCGGCACCCGCTCGCCGCCGGACACCGCGAGGCGCAGTGCGGGCAGTT from Streptomyces sp. BA2 encodes:
- a CDS encoding MbtH family protein; the protein is MSNPFENPDGTFLVLVNNEGQHSLWPSFAEVPAGWTVALGQSDRQTCLAYVEKHWTDMRPLSLVRR
- a CDS encoding acyl carrier protein, whose protein sequence is MISKDDLRAILTENAGLGPPEELTDDAELVIDSFTLVVLQHVLEERHGVVIEPQFDDMAQFTSIDGIHTYVTRVVQEH
- a CDS encoding DUF6875 domain-containing protein; the protein is MTSTASLVDFASALETVEEWLTEYISASHPEISRTGPICPFVAPSRKNRTMEIRLRLAGHAPTLELIEEIARSSLREYELTSWQGRNPMLRAMVVALPDLRSEDTGLLDQAHTRVKDAFVAQGLMIGQFHENCEVTAARNPRFAVSKAPLPLFAIRAIALHDVFFLSERPQWFQQYRERFGKFFEPGSTVMDPLLMERYQEAEQAHGGPP